The DNA window cccacccccccaataaTGATTCCTTTGCACCTTTGCTCTCCTGTTGTGCCCTGCATTACAGCAGGGGCCTGGCCCGCCTCCCCGAGACAGCCATCATCTCTCCAAAGAGAAGCAGTGTTTTGATAACAGGACAGAACTGGGAAGCAGGCTTTGGGCGTTGCATCCTGACCCAGGCAGGCGCCGGCCCGGGTGTTCTCACAGCCATCTGTTGCGGCCTGTAATGCATGAGCACATTAGCACATGGCCCGCCAGCAGACTCGACATTGTTCTCCTGGCCGCGTTGGTTCAGCCGACCTCAACAAAGGGGACAGTTTTGCATTCGGGATAAATACAACCActgaggaggtttttttttttttttttttttttcccttaggacATGTAATGTGAAGGTTTATGCTGACTGTCTGAATTGAAAAGTTGCAGCCACCCTCCTACCCTTTGACGTGGATGATTTGGGGGAGCTGCTAATGTACCaggaaatatttttcctctttcaaatATGCTCCCATCGGAAAGATTCATCAAATTGaatatttgccttttttattttctttttaacccaAGGAGTTTGCCTCCCAAAGGATTAGGACAAATTGTCCAACTATGAATCCATTTAATTTAAAGGTCAGTTTGAGACCTCAAGGTCTGGATCCTAATTATCCTCAAAAACTAACCCAAGGGACTCAAGGAAGTAGTGGAGAATGTTACCGTTTTCGTAAGTTTGTTAAGTGTTACAGCTTTAGTAAGTTTGTAAgatgttatagctttagtaaaTTTGTTGATCCTAACTgataaattatttcagaaaaccCCTTATTTGCCCCTTATCCCAAGACCAATACATGACCAGACTCCAAGACttggctgatttttaaaaagtacttttggGAAGGCAGAGTTcaacaatgcttttttttttttttccacaggatCAGCTTCTGCTTGTGTTTTCTTGTGTGGAAGTCCCAGTGAAACTTCGGGCCTCTTCTGCTCTAGTTAGGAAAGGGCTTGGTAGCAAAAATCTTCCATAtacattcatcattcattcattcaactactgtttattgagctcttactgtgtgctgggcaccgaTCTATATCAGTGATAAGGATGAACAAAGATCTCTGCCTCTTGGAGCTTATACTCCACTGGGGAAGCCAGACAGtaaacaacaaaattaacaaatttttaaaaatatagtatggGGAAAAGAACAGTGAGCAGAGTAAGGGGATTGAAAATGCAAGGGTAAGGTTGGAGTATTGAAAACGAAGGAGGTGAAATTATCATGTCAATTTACGGAGTTTCCATATTCCAAAGCGAAATGTGAACCATCCTTGAGATAATGGTACCTCCCTTACATTAAAGTCTACCTCCACCCCAGTTCAGTTCCAATTGGAAAGGGCAGTAGGCTAACCCCCCCCCTCCAATTAGGGTAGGTGTCAaagctctttttcatttttattttttattgtttttaaattttttggggCCACGCTGTGTGGCTTACAGgaccttagctccccaaccagggatcaaacccaggccctcggcagcgaaagcaccaagtcctaacccctggacagccagggaattccctcaaagcCTTAAATGCTAAGAAAGAGCATATTTCTTAACTCTGTTTCTGTATGTTTCCAACCTGCCCAAAGCAGGAGATAGGGTAAAAGGGTGGTAAATGTGTGTTGGATGAAAGATGCAGGTTACAGGAGCCAGGAGATCTATTTCTACAACCTCCTGATTTACGTTAAATCCTCATGATGTAGTTCAATGTCCGCTTCTTAAAATGTGACTCTTAACTATATCATAATGAGGTCCTGTATATGCAACAAGTAAGTTGAACATTTCATCATCAAGTCGCAGTTGATGAGAGTCTGGCTGGGTATTTAATAAGGGAATAACTCACAAAACACTACCTACTTCAGCCAGGCTTCTCACTAAGATTCGGCCTCTCTAAGACCCAAAGGTACAGACTGGTTAGGGGGGCCTGATCCACTGGAGGTGCCTGTCCAGCCCCAGGGCTTTCTTTTGGGGGTCCTTGACACAGGGTTGTGGCTGGCAAGAAAGTCATGGGGCTTCTCTCTACAAGTGGCAGGGAGGACTTCAGCATTGTGAAAAGTCACAAAGGGCCAAAACTTAGAATGGGCCTTTTCACTTTATAGATGTGTAGATTGAAGCCCCAAAAGGTCAAGCAACTTGCCTTAGAACGCCCAGCCTGCTCTAGATTTTTAATTCCTAGTTCAGGCTTCTTTTCACCATGGCAGGTCACATGCAATGGCCTGAAGAGTTACTCAGAagttaacagatgaatggataaacaaaatgcagtacatccatacagtggaatattatgcagccttgaaaaggaatgaagcactgacacaggTTACAGGATGGCTAAACCTCAAAaccattacactaagtgaaaaaaaacagaTGCAAAGGggacatattgtatgattccatttaaataaaatgtccagagtaggtaaatccatagagacagaaagtagattagcagttaccaggggctggaaggaGAGGAAGTGGAGAGTAACTGCTTAATGGGCACAGGGTTTTACTTTGGggggataaaaatgttttggaactagagagAGGTGGTGGGTATACAACCTTgtgaatgccactgaattgttcacttgaTAATGACTAATTTCATCTTACGGAcattttacctcaattaaaacaaacaaaaagaagtgactgaaatcaacaaggacctactgtatagcacagggaactcaatatcttgtaatattctataatggaaaagaatcttaaaaagaatgaatatatatataatctttaaaagaatgaatatatatatatatatgtatatatatatgaatcactttgctatacatctgaaactaacacaacattgtaaatcaactatatttcaataaaaaaaattttcaagtgaCTGAGGAAGAGGAGCTGATGGATTCAACCCCCAAAATGCGGGGGTGATGACAAGCAGATCTGCCCCTGGGTGGCTGGGGCCCGAGCCCCACTCCCATCTGGTGGAAGGGATGATGGGAAGGGGGGGCAGACAGGGTAAGCCCCCGGGCTGGAGGGGTCTTCCACGCCTTTTTGGTTTAACAGCTTTGAGTTCCCTGCCCCTGCTGCAGTCTTTGCCAGCACACGGGCTGCACTAGGTCACTTCCTTCCTGTCTGGGCTGAGCCACACAGCCCTCTGGTGTCTTCATTAGCTGTATGGGCCTGAATAGCTGGGCGAGTTCAGAAGTGGGGTAATGGGGagctcccagccccactcccagGAGGCCCCACCACTGTGGCTGTCCTTGGCAATTCTAGAGCGGGAAGGGTCCTTCACCTTCCAGCTGACCCCTTGCACTGGGCATCCGAGGGGCACGGATAGAGGGACCAGCAGGCTTGGCCCTAAGAGGAAGGGCTCcccccaagagggaggggagagggctggggcccCGGCTTCTCAGACAACTTTCCCTTCAATTAATTCCTCTCTGATCCTGGCTCCTGCCCTTAAAAAGACTTAATTCTGGTTGCTACGCAGGGAGTGGGCCCTGCTCCACTAGGCAATGCAaggactatgtgccaggccccgtACCAGGCACCCTGGGGCCTGTGGAGGTGAGAACGGGGGCTTTGCCCTGCAGGGTGGGTGTGGGGATTGGACTCTGTATATAGAGCTCAGGGACACTTCTGGGCATCTCCTGGGGTTCTGGGTCATATAGGCGCCCTTGGGATGCTCCGGGGCTGGTCAAGTGACAAAGTAACAGGGACCCTACCTCGTAGGACCTCTCAGAAGATTCAGTGAGATGACACCCCAGCAGCTAGGTAGACTCGTCTGCCTCACTGGGCCTGCCCTGTATGCCAGGCCCAGGGCCTTGTTCTCCCTTTCAAACCTGATGCCCTATGGAAATGGTACTAGCATCACACccctgttttgcagataaggaagctAAGGCTCAGAAAGCACCTGTCTCTtgttccaggtcacacagctggtggagCCTGGCCAAGGCAGCCTACCACCACCCCATACCCAGCTGCCCAATCACGGTCTTCATGGTGTTTGATTGCTTCCCCACCCACAAAAGAGGACCTAAATATTGGTGGCTGCTTCCTGGGGGCCCAGGCTCACGAGTGAGGGTGCAGCAGTTATACCCTGGCCAGGTCTCTGGGCCCAGGGCATCTGTTCGTGGCTAGGATCAGGTAGGAGGCCATTCATTTAATCCTGGCAATAACACAATTGTCTGGTACTATTATTACCTATTCTATTTACATAAGAAGAGACAGACGCTCTAGGAGATCTGATAACTTGGTTCTCTGTAGTGCGGGGGAATCGAACCCAGCTGCCCTGTAAAGAATGGAAATTGCCCACCAGTCTCTAGGCCCCAGTGGCCCCTATCAGCGCATGATTCTCTGGCCCCTCACACTCTCGTCTCCCTCCCCACACTCTGGAAacctcttccttctctgagtccTCCATTCACTCCCAGTgtaccatccatccattcatccttttACATCAAGCAGGAATGTCTAGATACAAAGGCATCCAAGCCAGTTTGTACCCTGGgggagctgaaaagccaaggaCCAATGGTAGTCATTTCTAGAATTGTGGAGGTTGTGAATTCCCTTGGTGCACACACAGGACACTGAGGGGAGTTGTTTTCACCCATCCTACCCTCTCTGCCAGACAGGGGCTCCCAGAACCTCTCCCCAGAGGTGGACCAGGGGATCCCGAGGGCTCAGGTACCCAGGGCCTAGCCTGATCTTCCCACGGAGCTCTGGTGATCACCCAACCTGGCTCCattctacaggtgaggaaactgaggtcagagagAGCCCGCAAGGCTTCTGGGAGGCCACTCCAGCCCTGCTCTGCAAGGCAAGCTTCTACTGCCAAGAAGATGTGAGGATGAAGAGGGAGTGAGTTGCTCATGGTCGTGGTTCCCACTGTCTCTTCCCCGGGGAAACCGAGGCCTCAGAAAGCAGGTTTGGGCTGGGAGTCCGGCAGAGGGAAGGGCGGTGGGCCGGGCCTACAAGGGCTAGAAGGAGCGGAAGGGGACAGATGCCCAGCTTTCCCAGAAGCCAAGGAAGGGGAAGGTACACGGAGCTGTCCTTGGCCAGCGATCACTGGCTCACCGGGCCTCCAGGGCTCAGCAGGACCCGATGGCTTCCAGACCAAGGCCAAGGCTTCGAGGTTCCAGCCTCACCGGTGTGCCTATACCCGTGAGCCCAAGCTTGGGTGTGGACTAGGGAGCGTGGACCCGGGTGGCAGTGCCCGGCCGCTGTCCGGGATGCTATTTGGCCTCCACGTGAACTTAGGCGCTTCTGGTGGGTTCTGCGTGTCTCCCTCTCGGGGggactcccagccccgcccacagcTAGTGGACTCAGAGGCCTTGTGGCCGCCGCAGACTCAAAGCTCCCCAAAGAAAAGCCGCGCGCGGTCCAAGGCAGCTGCTTCAATCCTAGCCCGAGCGGGTCACGCTGGGGCCCCGGCGGGTGAGGACGGGGGTGCGCATCCCCTTCGGGCCCGTTCTGCCTGCTCGGGATCCAGGAAGCAAGGGGTGGAGGGGATGCCGGCTCACAGCTCGGCACGAGATCACGGAGCAAGTCGACGGGGAGGCTGGAGGACCCCAACGCCGGCGCCCAGCTGGGCGGTCCTGGTCAGCCGCACCACTTTCCGTGGTTGCAAACTGGAAGCCCGCGGGGCAGTCGGCCCCCTCCCGTGTCTGTGGGGCCCTCGACGTGCTGTAAAGTGAGGCCCGAGGCCCCCGGAGAGGACAGCGCGCCCTCCCTGCTCGCGCACCCCACCGCTTCCTCGGATGTCCCACAGCCCGACCCGTGCAGGGCTCCTCTGCGAGTTGCAGCACGCGGTGTGGACGGCGCAACCGGGCAGGGGATGCAGCCCGCAGGCCAGCGGAGGTGGCAGCTGTCCCGCCACGAACGACAGTCCCTCTCGGCGCCGCCGGCCGCCTAATTAGGGGCCGCTTCAGCTCCCCCGCTGCGGCCCTTCTCCGCCCGCGCCGCGCGCCCACCCGAGCCCGCTAATTGCTAAGGCCTTTCGGCACCGCCCGCCGCCCAGATGGGGGCATCGGGGCCAGATGGGGTCCAGGCGCACAGGGGGAGCATTGAGAGCGTCACCTAAGGGGGCTGGGCGTGGTGCGGGCGGGCTGCAGCGCGGGAGCTCCGACGATCCCCGAGGCTGGCGGCTCATCCAGAATCTGGGGACAGCCGTGGAGAGGGAGGCGGCGAGGGGGGCCTTGGTGCGGATGGGGCGACCTCCCCgaggtgggctctggagccagactaccaGATTACAGCCCTGCCGCCTCCATTTACTGTCTCCTCCCCTCGGCGAgccacttaccctctctgtgcctcagtttcctcacctgtaaaatggaataatagtaGCATCATCCTCAAAGGGTTACCGGGaggattgaatgaattaataacacACGCAAAGCTCTCAGCGCGATGCTCTATACCAACTagccttcaataaatgttggtgcCTCCTTTTCCAGCCTCCTCCGCTTATTATTAGTATCCTGAACTCCCCGACTCCTCGCGCTGCCACCTTGCTCCCCGATCCGCCACATCTGTTCCTCTCTGCAGCGTCCCCTCCCCCCATTAACCCCAGCCACAAATGGATGCGGCCCTATAGCAACAACGCAGTCACAAGAGAGATATGGGAAGTAGCGATGGGCATGAGGGGTGATGCCCGTCTCTGGTCTCTGCCCTGCCTAGGCTGGCCCGTTACTCTGACAGGGGGTGGAGGGCTTAGCCCCAGGGCTCTAGCCTATGGACTGTCTGCAGCCTCCAAACCAAGGAGTGGCATGCTGACCTCTGCTGTTCCACAGgcacccctccccagccagggTGGGACTCAGTGCAGCAACAACTTACCCTGAGAACCGCCAGGCCTGATTCTGGCCTCTCTTACAGGTTTGCAGAGACAATCAATGACTGAAGAGTCTGTCACCAACAAGGTCTTGAGACCTTTGGTGTAGGGCCCCTGTCAAAGACCCCCATAATCCTTACTGGTACCGTGAAGCACATGTATGGAGACCCAGACTTGGCCCAAAGTCCATACTAAAAGAAGGACCTAAAATGAGAGGTGGGCTTGTATAGGGGGAATCTTTTGCTTTTGGTGAACTTCAAGGGGGCATCAAGGTGTTTACTTAGTAGAGGGAGTTCAGACAGATTGCTACGTGGGTTCTGCCCTAAAGCGAGGCAGACAGACAGCTCTCCAGCACTGAGAGTGTCTTGGGGGCTTTAAAACCCAATGCCCTGGCCTCAGGGCTTTTCCCTGGTTTCAGTCTGGGAATGAGAAGGGCGGGTCTTACTTGCTGGGCTGTCCAACCCCAGATCGCATGAGTGTCCCTGGTACAGTCCTTCCTACAGCCATCCTCTAGGAGTGCGACACCTTGGGTCTCAGCAACGTTCCCAACTGAGATGTGCTTTAGGTGTGAGGCTTTGCTTTGCCCCTTGGCTTACTGCCTGTTCCTGGGATTCAGAGTTTCTGCTCTATGGGCGCTAGAGGTGCAGGACAACTCCCAGGGGTTCCGGCGTGCTCTCCAACACAGAATCCAGGGAATAGTCATTTCTCTGTGTCTGCTGCCCAGTAAGGGAGTGACGAGGTAGGACAGTGCTCTGGGGGACAGAGGCCATGGAGGAGGCAGTGCCCCTCCGCCTCAAGTCAGCGACTTTttatggtgggggtggggttggagaGACTCTCGAAGACCTTGGGGGCTGGTGACAGAAGTCTCTGGGCCCCGAGGCTGAGAGCTGAGGAACTGCGAGGGCCACGTGGGGCGTGGGGAAGCTGAGCTGTAGACCAGCGCACGAGAGAAGCTAATGCTGCCGGGAGGAGGGCCCTTCGTCCCAGTGCCCTGCGGACCGCGTCTCTCCCGGGACCGTTTAGCCAccgccttctcccctccccttgctTTCACTGGGGGTGGTGGGTGCGCCTTGGAAGTCTGCGTGGTAGCCTAACATTCCTTCTCGCTCTACTGCGAAGCCCAACCGCTGGCCTGAGTCACCCACCCAGGCTGCCCCCAGTCTAAGGCCACTCTGCAAGGAGCCACCTGCCCCTGGCGGAAGTACGCGCTCGTGTGCGCCTGTGCGCGCCGACTCGGAGTCCGAGGACGCTGCGCTCTCCCAAGTGGTGGCCCAGATCCCTGGCTGGGCGCAAGGTTTAGGTGGGTGGCTCCGGGGAGGGCCCGGAGCCTGGCTGGATCCAGGCCCTCCTTCCTTGGAGGCCCAGGTCTAGCGAGACTGGCGGCTGGACGCGGGCCGAGAGCTTGGGTATGGGGATTGTGGGGAAAgacttgatttattttctttcagcaactGCCCCTCTGTGCATACACCGCGCACGCCGGGAGCCCACGCCTGCACACGCCAAGGCTTGAGGTGGGTGAAGGAAGTTGAGGCTGCGACGGAGCCCCACCCCCTACCCGCATCCCGCGGGGTGCCCTCTGTTTGTGTCTTCGGCTGGAGCAGGACCCAGCTTTGAATTCGTAACAAATTTCGTTTCAAATGGGATTTCGAAATAAAAGCTACTAGATCCTGCCCTATTCTCTTCTTGGATTCGCGTGGTGCGGTTTGGGCCCCACCCCCTTTATTCCCCCCTCCGCAGCCCCTCGGCCTCTTCCCAGCCTTCCGTCAAAAGCGAAGCCGGGTACGAGGCCTACAGCACCCATCCCTGGGCGCCCGCCTGCTGTTTAGGTCAGCAGCCCGATAGTACCTTCTGGAGGACCTGGAAGCACCTGCCCCCGAGCGAGGGGATGGAGCCACCCTCATTCCCGGGCAAGGGGAGTCCTCCTGAGGCTCAGGGGCGACCTCAAGAAATGGGGTTCCAACCGGGGAAACCTTCTCCGCCCCGGGGTCCCTAGGCGCAGGGACCTTCCACCGGTGGCCACCAAAGACGTCGGCGGCGAGAGGGCCCAGGACCGCGGGACCAGTCCACTGCGTCCGCGCTCCGCTGCGTTCAAGGGTGCGCGTTCTTCCGTAAGCCCGCGGGCTGAAAGACTGCAAAATGGCCTGTCCTCTTCCTTGACCGGGAAAGGCCGAAGCTTTTTAACTTTTACCCAGAATCTCTCTTAAGAGCCACGTCCTAAATTTGTATTGCAGTTTTGGATTGTGAGGAACCCAGTAGCGGCGACAAAACAGAGGTGGCCCTGGGGGAAGAGCACGAGGCCAAAGCGCCGCTCACAACAGTCTCGCTCCCCGCGGGCAGTTCCCAGCCCCTGACATATTGCAGTTCAAGGCCGGGGCGGGCGCCGGGGCAGGGTCGTGCCCAGCGCAGGGAAGGGAGTGAAGCGTTAGCGGATCCCGCGCCAAACGCTCCCGCAGCGCTCTGCCGGGAACACCGTGGCGATGCCGGTCGCGGGGGTGGCCTCACGTGGCTGGTCCTCAGCTGAAGCCCCGAGCTGGATGCGGGTGGGCGACCACCTCTCAGCAGAGAGCAAATGGAATCGCGGCAGGGCAGGAGACCTGAGCGCCCGGACCCCCAGTCAAAGGCACGGGCCTCACTCCGGAGGCCCAAAGTTCCGCCAGCATGGAGGGAAATTTTCACTTTCAATTAACATAATCCTcaaccaaagggaaaaggagtTCCGGATTAGgcgttagaaaataaaaataaaaacaagtgagtTGTGAGAAGCACCCGGAGGATGTGCTCAGAACGTGTTTTAAAGAGAATGTGAGTATGTTTGTTATGGGGGAGGAAAACAGGCAAACAACCCTTTTATCTTTCTCCAGGGCAAAACCAGCAGAACGGTCCCCAAATCCGGCCCAAAGGGATGGAATCCTGCACCCCCTTCCCCAGGCGGCTCCCCGCACCTCCTCCCACCCACAAGGCTGGAAAACACCGGacttactttaaattttatttaaaatctcaacACTcgatcatttatttcattttttgcaaCCAAACaagtaataaatattatttagcacttttttctttttacaaaaataaaacagatgataCACTCTCTGCAAGGGGCAGCGATCAGAGGCGGGATGTTACGTGCTGACGCCGTGAAGCCCATATTGCAACTCCGGTAGCGCCCAGGCGGTTTGCGGGAGACAGGAAGCACGGAGGAGTCTGTCATTTGTGTTAAACTGGCAAAAAGAAACCAATATAGAAGAAACCCGGCTTAGACTGGGGGGTGAGGGGGTAGGACTGGCAGTCACGTGAGCAAACAGCTCCGCAGCGCGCACTTACCTCATTATTGATATTTACAcatccaagaaagaaaaaactaaaaagccAACAGAACTCCCCGAATAACCAAAACTATATTCACAGCAACCTCCTTTGAGTTCTGTCAAACCCTCGGGTACGGAAATGACTGCTCCCAATCAGGTAAGAAATCAAATCACTTTGTGCTCAGAGATGGAAAGGGAGGGAGATTCTACTTTAAAGTAACTAAAAAGACACCCGCACCTAAAGTCGACAGTTTTAGGTTATTCCAATCCACAAGTGGTTCTATTCTGATCGTCTATAAAGCTTGCTCATACTGTTGAAAAAGGAACATCGACAGATTTTATTAGAAAGCCACAAGCCCCCAAACCAATAGGAGCGACAGGGAGGAACGGTAATAGTTCTGAGACAGCTGTGGGTTTATCCACATATGGAGATTGGACACGACCGTAAGTGCTTCTGGTACAAAATTCCAGCTTCTGACCAACTGGTACCCCTGGCCCTGGGCCAGGGACGACCCGTGAGGGCAAGGCCCGGACAGCCGCTTCTGGAGTGTGGCTGAGAGTCTCCTTCCCGCCCAGAGAGGAGGCAGCAAAGGAAGTCTCCAacgctcccctccctcctctcctccccggTATAACCAAGGGCTGCCCCGGCCGTGTGAGGCCAAGTTCGCAGGGAAACTACAGTTTTTAGAATCACCTCTTTTTCGGGGGAAGGGGGGTTTGGAGGAAGGGATGCACGTAGCTGTGCCTTCATATAAAACGGTGTCTACCCGAGCAGCGCTGTTTAAAGCCAGAGGGGGTTGAACCAGGTCCCGGAGCAAATGCCCCTGTCACTCCCCACTGTGCAGTGCGCGCCCCCACTGCTTCCGTTCCTGGGTGCTGCGTCCTCACcattgcccccacccccagcccacggTGCCGCGCTCCTCCTTGGAACTGAGCTCCCAGGGCCCAGCGCCGGCCAGTCCTTGCTTCTCCGCAGCctccgccccccccgccccctcccgccccGCTCGCCAGAACGCGCCTGCACCGGCCAAGCTCACTTGGCGTCGGAGGTGAGGCGCGGCAGACTGCCGGCGCCCATGGCCGACACGTGGTGGTGCGGGGGCGGCACCTGGCACATGCTGCAGGGGCAAGGCATGCCGCCCCAGTGCTGGaagccgccgccgcccccgccgctgcCGCCCGCGCCCCCCAGcggggctgccgccgccgccgacgGAGACTTGAGCAGGCCGTGAGGGGGCCGAATGGAGCCGACCGACGACAGCCCGGAGCCGGGCAGGGAGGCGCTGGACACCGCGGCGGCGgccgcagcggcggcggcggccgcagcGGCCGGAGGCAAGATGGGGTGGTGCACCGCCGGGTGGTGCGCCGCGTGGGCGGCGGCCGCGGGGTGCGCGGTGGCGGCGGGCAGGGGCGCCGAGTGCGCCAGGCCGCCGCAGGCCGATGGGTGGAAGCCGGCGTGGTGGCCGCCGTAGATCTCGCTCACCAGTCGCTTCATCTCCTCCAGCGAGTTGGTGAGCATGAGGATGTAGTTGCGCGCCAGCAGCAGCGTGGCGATTTTGGAGAGCTTGCGCACCGACGGGCCGTGCGCGTACGGCATGACCTCGCGCAGCCCGTCCATGGCGATGTTGAGGTCGTGCATCCGCTTGCGCTCGCGGCTGTTGATCTTGAGGCGTAGCTGCTGCAGCTCGGGCTCAGTCATCTGCTTCTTGTCCTTCTTAGTGGACGACGCGGCCGCTGACGACGTGGACGAAGAGGTGCTGGACGAGGAGGACTTGAAGCCACCGCCGCCCAGCTTGTCCCCCGGGTGCGCGCCCGCCGCGCCCATGGCGCCGCGCAGCTCTGCGCTCCGCTCCGGCGGGCAGTCGCTAGGCGTGGACGAGGACACGGTGCCCCCTGTGAAGCCGCTGCCCCCACTGCTCTTGCTCCGGGCCGGCAGGAAAAGGTCATCGGGCTCTGGCGACGACGGGCGGCTAGACACCAGGCTGGCGTCCGAGTCCATGGCCCCGAGGGATAGTCGCAGCTTTCGCAGGGTCCTCCCTCCCTCGGTCCTCAGAGCTTCCACGGACGCCTACTGCGGAGAGGAGAAGAAACACGAGAGAGAGATCAGAATCGAGACTGAGATCGAGAGGCACTCGGTCAGTGAGACAGAAAAGCTGTTCCCGCCTGCACCGCAGCGCGGGGTGCAGGCGCGTGGGGCCGGTCGCTTCTGGTGCACCTCGCTGTCTCCGGCCTTCCTTCCTGCGGCGTGCAGGTGCGCTAAAGtcatctctctttccctccctgctaCCTCCCCCCGCTCTCATCCACAGGTGGTTTAATCCAGGGAGGATGGGGTGCCCCTCAGTGAGGGTGGCATTCCAGGGTTTTTATGCCTTTTATTAGGAATGGGGAAGCAGGATCTCCAGGGCTGGAATGAAAGAGTGTCAAGTGAGGGCTTTTCTTTCGGACGGTGGAGATCTAAATGGAGAACTATTTACTTGGTTCCTCAAAAGCATCCACCTTATCTCCATCGACAGCGCGCAGCACACACACGCTCATAGGCCGGCACCCAGCGTCCGCGCCGGGCCCAGATTCCACGCGCTGCCTCCGGGGCCAGCCGGGGACTCGCCAGCTGACCGGGACTTGGGCAGAAGAGGCTATTGTTGCCCCGACTTCTCGCTTTTGGGCGAAAGGTGTGCTGCGGTCACTGTGGGAAGGGTCAGAGCAGCGAAGCCGCTCGGGAGAACAGGCGGGCAGGGGAGGGATCTGCGTCCCCTTTAACGGAGCTTCCCGGGTCGCAGCCGAAGTGAGGGGCGTCTGTCCCTGGGATGTAGGCTGGAGTTGCTGGGGGGCGGGGACACTTACTGTGGATGCAATTAGAGGAGCTCGTTCCCAAAAGCTGCAGCAGAGAACCGGGCCAAGGCGCTGATGTCGCGTCGGTCTATAATAAGCATCCGCACCTTTGCCGGCTCGGAGGGTTTTTATAGCCCGGTGGCAGCGGCGACGGCGGCGGTGGCCGCGGCGGGGGCGGGGAACAAAGTGCAGGTCCTGGAGGGGCCACCGCGCCAATGAGCTGGGCCGGCCCGGGGGGCTGGGAAGCTGATGTCATCGGGGCTAATTCCGCTCAATGAAACTCGCCGGGCCGGGCACACGCCTCCTCCCCGCTCACAGCCAATGGGCGCCCGCGGCCGGGAGATTCTTGGGGAGGGACTGGAGCAAGGACCCCGAGGGGGCGTGTGAGAGGCTAAGGGGAGGCGGAGGGCGGGCTCGCGGGGGAAGTGCAGAGGGCAGCGGTTGGGAccgagggagagaggaggggaacaTGGtcaaatttctattaaaatacGGGAACACAAAGTCAGCCTGGGAGATGGGATGGGACGGGATGGGGGCTCTGCACACAAACTAACCTGATA is part of the Mesoplodon densirostris isolate mMesDen1 chromosome 5, mMesDen1 primary haplotype, whole genome shotgun sequence genome and encodes:
- the OLIG2 gene encoding oligodendrocyte transcription factor 2, with the protein product MDSDASLVSSRPSSPEPDDLFLPARSKSSGGSGFTGGTVSSSTPSDCPPERSAELRGAMGAAGAHPGDKLGGGGFKSSSSSTSSSTSSAAASSTKKDKKQMTEPELQQLRLKINSRERKRMHDLNIAMDGLREVMPYAHGPSVRKLSKIATLLLARNYILMLTNSLEEMKRLVSEIYGGHHAGFHPSACGGLAHSAPLPAATAHPAAAAHAAHHPAVHHPILPPAAAAAAAAAAAAAVSSASLPGSGLSSVGSIRPPHGLLKSPSAAAAAPLGGAGGSGGGGGGFQHWGGMPCPCSMCQVPPPHHHVSAMGAGSLPRLTSDAK